The genome window TAACCTCATACATTTTACTCGTATGTTATGTGCTTCGGCAACACCACCCTTAACAGAACTATGGAGAAGTGGGAACATGAGATGAGTATAGAACTTAAACTGGCGCTATTAAAAAGGGTAAACTCGTCTTCTTCTTGTGCTTGACTCGGACTCATCCAGTTCAAGGTGCTCCTTCGAGTTCATTATGAGCAAGTCCAGACTAGCAGACATATACCCTGATCTATAGAGGACAAATGTGAATGCTGTGCTCAGTCTCCTGCAAACCTAACACGCGTCCTGGTCTTTCTCCAAATGGATAAGCTTTCTGGACTTCCGTCTTTTGAAATCTTGTCACTGTATCTTAGCTATTCAACGTCAACCATCTCCCTATGTTGCTATTTTTGGAACTGTAGAAGACCCCCCTCGTATATTGTCTAAGCGCTCATATTATTCCATTCACAACTCTTCTGGCTCGTGGCAGGATTCTGCTGAATTGGAAATCCACGGCCCCTTCCTCCCTAGCTGTATGGCTCTaagatatattttttattaaattaGGAAATATCAAATTCACCTTAAGAGGATATACAGATAAATTGTCCCTTTGACAACCCTTTATTTCATTCTTTGAAGATTTCGCTACCCTTCCTACTGAATGAACAAGTTACCACGCTTAAATATAAACAATTACATTTAGCTTTAACCTTTGACTTGACTCCCATACAGTTTTAAGATGTTGACCAAGACTGCATCTATGGCGCTATATACTATTCCTTCTAATTTGACTAAGATTACCCAAATAAATTATTCTCATTAAATTATCTACTACTGTTATCTCTTATTTTTTATTCCTACattttttattatacatttatATTATGACAAATACTATTAGTCTGTTAACACACTTCtgcataaaataaatgttttctgtGTGCATCTCCATTTAATCTCCTTTATGACATGCTGATGTTTGTTGTTTACATGTAGGCCTATGCACCTTATAGGAAGGGTGGCTGttctttgtttaaaaaaatttaataaaCGTATCAATGCTGCATTTGTAAATTTGAAGTCTAATAAAAATTACTCTACCGTTTTCTTTTGATTTCTGTCTTCTAGGTAAAAGAGGCCATCCTCGAAATGGATTCTCTCTGTGAGTATTCCAGATAAATATGGTTAATATGAACAAAAGGTAAAGGCACTAAACGTGGCTGTTCACAAAGCAACAGAAAAGGTGTCATTGAGTGCAAGAGGATCACTTCACTGGAAATTTGGAACAATTATTAACTGTTTCGTCCCCATTTGAAGAGTAGAGAACGATTTCTTTAATTCACTGACCTGGTTTTGAGTGAGCGAGCGGTAGTGACTGAGTGATGGTGTTGCTTGCTGTGCTGTGTGCAGACCCAGGGTCTGGGAAGTACCGCTACAGCCCAGAGAGGCTGAAGAAGGCTGGATCCTGCCGGGCTGAAGACTTTTCCGCAGAGGAGAGACCCGGACGCAGGACATCAGGTGAGTTAGTTCCCTCCCCCCTGCACATAGTAAAACCAATGTTGTTTTATGGAAAACAACACCAAAGCCATCTCTTCAGGCTCAATTGGTTCCACTTACCCCACAGTTCTACAGTCTGAAGCTATTTTTAACGAGACTCCTTGGTTTTTGGTTGCGTCTCAAAAGCTCATTGCTTGTGATATCAGTCCATGAGAATACTGTATGTTTGCCACAAATATATTCACTATGCTTCAACTgtcttttttacattttagaacCAGGGAAACCGATCGTAaggacaaccaaaggtaaggcaACAGGGATGCCACTAATTTACTTATCATTGCGATCTTGTTAAAGAGGTCCCTGTTAGAGGCTATTCATTATCATGATAAGATTTGTATGTTAAATGAAGATTGAGACCAGATTAACAGGCTGGCCTGGCTCATCACCCTGGAGCCACTGCTGCTGTGATTCAGGTTCCCTGTCGCCCATACTCAGTCTCAGTATTCACCCCATGCTGTCATTCTGCCGTAGTTGGACCCCTGGACAGCCAGATCAAAAGGCCAGACCCCTACTCCTCTCTCAACCCAACACCCCCCTCTGCCCTAGATCACCCATAATGATGTTAATTATGGGCCATATTACTGAAAGCTTTGTCATGCTCAAGCTCTTTTCAACAGTCAAATTCAGTCCTGGCTTTAGATCTGTGGCTCGCGCTGCTCTCATGCCTTCTAATTGACCCGCAGTGATGGGAGAGAATGGAAGGGGAGATGGAGGTGGTTATGGTTATATGAACAGCAGCAATAAGTTAGAAAATAAATAAGTGTGGTTAGGTTCTATTAAAGACTAATGGGTTTTGGAGGAAATTCTCCATGTGTCTTCCCCAGTCAGTCTGCCATGACTGTGCAGTCAGCCTCGTTATCTCTGCTGATTTAAATATAGAGCAACAAAGGGATAAACGAAGTacctctgtcttgtctctctggcGTCTTTACGCCCTCTCAAATCAATTTAGCTACAAACCTAATGACGTTGTGATTTTCTTGTTCTTCATCTTCCTCAGAGAGGACTGTCCTTGTTAATTGCCTCATTTCTGAGTCTCTGAAAGGAGGCACTTCTCATTCAGTTTATCCAATTAACTTGCCAGTTTTCAGATATTATTAGTGCGTTTACAGTATGATATAACTCTACATTCTTGTTGTGGCAGCATTGTTGACATTCTCATATTTTCTCCTCTTCATTATCTTCTCCTGACTTGCAGCCATTCTGAAGGTAAGCTTCCCAATGATGAAAGTACATTTTTCCCtgccatgttttttttctcctctgtgCAGGAAAGGGAAATCGGTTGACTCCGTTCAATGTGGTCCAGTGAGATGTTGTTCTCACAGGTTTGACACTGACTCTGAAAGGAAATGCAGAAAAAACCTTGCTGAGAGAAATGAACCCCAATAGAGGAATTGCTACTCTAAGCTTATTGGGCTGAACCATattgtgttaacctctatgggctaggtgggacgctagcgtgccacccgtggtgcactccatcaacagcaggtgcatttcaagagcggcaaatttgaatccaaataaatgtcaaaattcaaatttttcaaaaatacaactattttacaccatttgaaagataaacatctccttaatctaaccacgttttacgatttcaaaaaggttttacggcgaaagcataaatttagagtatgttaggacagtacatttacaagagttgtgtgtaatgttttgtcaagtcaaagacagggtcaccaaaaccataaaaccagctaaaatgatgcactaaccttttacaatctccatcagatgacactcctaggacattatgttagacaatgcatgcatttttagttctatcaagttcatatttatatccaaaaacagcgttttactatggcattgatgttgaggaaatcgtttccctccaataaccggcagtcaagtcagcgtcacaaattaaataattaaaattagaaaacattggtaaaatattatattgtcatttaaagaattatagatttacatctcttgaacgcaatcaacttgccagatttaaaaataaccttactgggaaatcacactttgcaataatctgagcactgcgcccagaaaaatacgcgttgcgatacagactagacgtcatgttggggagatctaaaatcgaaaatactatgtaaataatccattacctttgattctcttcatcagatgtcacttccaggtatcacaggtccataacgaatgtagttttgttcaaaaaagctcatcatttatgtccaaaaatctccgtcttgttagcacatgatctaagccagccggacttctcgtcatgaacgaggggaaaaaatatatttacgttcgttcaaacatgtcaaacgttgtatagcataaatcattagggcctttttaaccagaacatgaataatattcaaggtggacgaatgcatactcttttataacgtattggaacgagggtacccaacatgaactcgcgcgccatgtgtctaatgggacatcatcgttccatggctcttgttcggtcagatctccctccagaagactcaaaacactttgtaaaggctggtgacatctagtggaagcaataggaagtgccaaaatattcctcagcccctgtgtttttcaatggcataggtttaaaggtaatacaacacatcagatatccacttcctgtcagaatctgtctcagggttttgcctgccaaatgagttctgttatactcacagacaccattcaaacagttttagaaactttagtgttttctatccatatataataagtatatgcatattctagttactgggtaggattagtaaccagattaaatcgggtacattttttttatccagacgtgcaaatgctgccccctagccctaacaggttaataaaggCAGAGGTTTCTGTCTCAGGATTGTGTTGATTAGTGATGTGTCCACAATGTGGGGCTCACAGCATGCTGGCTTGGCATGATCACATTGTTGTACCTTCATATCTCACGCCGTGCTAAAGCTGTCAGTCACATTGATGCCATTCTTTTCAACACCTTGCAATTACATTAAAAAGGAACATCTCTATGCTGGCCTTGCAATAACACCTCAACTCTCTGTGACTTCAAGctacagcacgcagacagagaaggTGCTCTTCTGGGGGACAGGCGTTCCCTGCAGTCAGCTGCTAGTGTCAGTATGCTGGGCTCCAGTCTAGGTGAGGCTGAGAGGCCTGGTGTGCTGGGAGCCCCGGAGGAGATGCCCTCCTGCGGCCTGAGTCCCAGTGAGGACCCTAAGCCAGGGTCCTTACCCTGCCAGGGGGGCACTGAGcagcaggaggagaaggagaagaagggggAGATAAACACAGATATTCTGATGGAGGATAACCAGGTAGCCGACTTTGCCAGCTCCAAGCTGGCAGCCATCTCCTGCTGGTACTATAGGGCCAGGGCTTTACTTTCTGCTCGGTTCACAACGGTGAGGCTCACTGCCACCAATGGGTTTCCTATTtcctctgcaatttcactggcttgCCAATCagccatctccctctctgtttacctCTGCCTTGATGCAATTCACTAAAACCCAGCTACCATTTGCCATACTCATGGAATGCTTCTGGTTTTCACACTCGCATAATAACTGCATGGACTAAACCTTCCAGGAATGGTAACAACAATCAGTATCATGGACTGGTCACTACAGATCAGATTTATAAATCATCATGTTTGTGACTTCATTGAATGTTGGGGAAAATGTGACTATTAAAAGATCTGTTATTGTTTGAATTTGAGTTTTTTAGAATGGAATGGGTAATAGTGATGGTGGGAAAAATCAAGTTACATCGTAATAGAATTTTGGATGATATTATATTGATACTTGACTCAGTATCGATTTAATTAAATTGTTGTTTTGTTGCTAGGTAGCCTTAGCTAGCGCTAGTCGGTTGTACCTGCGCCAAAACtctggtatttttcatcctatagcttgttctccatctcttttTTTTAATAGTGCCAACATGTtatcagcacttttatttccatgactgatcaaaccAAATGTTGTCatgctctgtctctctgcagcagacatatagtgagcaatatgtttggaacatcataTCACAGTtttgaatcgcaatacatatagaatcgtgagaatttcAATACGTATTGTATCGTGATAATGTTGTATGGTGAGGTCTCTGGCAGTTCCCAGCCCTAATGGTTAACACGCACACTACCATGCTTTTCTCGTGTGTTGCGGGGCATTCCagaccccaaaaattgtcaaagccttcaaacacccaagtcatagactgttctctctgctaccgcgtggcaagcggtactggagcgccaagtctaggtccaaaaggctccttaacagcttctaaccccaagccataagagccatttttttttttttttaccctgctGCTATTTGCTGTTAATTATctgttaattattattattaattattatccatagtcacttcacccctacatgtacatattaactctgtactggtaccccctgtatttagcttAGTTATTTTGTGAcactttttttactttagtttatttagtaaatcaaattctatttgtcacatgcgccaaatacaacaggtgtagaacttaccgtgaaatgcttacttacaagcccttaactatttcttgaactgcgttgttggttaaaatatttactaaatgaaataaaaagtaacacagtaaaataacaataacgaggcaatgtatattttcttaactgcataaaataaaaaaagatttcaccttttatttaaaggtaggccagttgagaacaagttctaatttacaactgcaacctggccaagataaagcaaagcagtgtgacaaaaacaacagttacacataaacaaacgtacagtcaattaacacaatataaaaatctgtatacagtgtgtggtaaggaggtaaggcaataaataggccatagtggcaaagtaattacaatttagcaatttatactggagtgatatatgtgcagataaggatgtgcaagtagaaatactggtgtgcaaaagaccaGAAAagtaaatatggggatgaggtaggtaggtggttggatgggctatgtacagctgcagtgatcagtaagctgctctgacagctgacgcttaaagttagtgagggagatataagtctccaacttcagtgatttttgcaattcgttccagtcattggcagcagagaagtggaaggaaaggcggccaaaggaggtgttggctttggggatgaccagtgagtgatacctgctggagtgcgtgctacaggtgggtgctgctatggtgaccagtgagctgagataaggcggggctttacctagcaaagacttgtagatgacctggagccagtgggtttggcgatcaatatgtagcaaggaccagccaacgagagcttacaggttgcagtggtgggtagtatatggggctttggtgacaaaacgggtggcactgtgatagacggcATCCAATTTGcggagtagtgttggaggctattttgtaaatgacgtcgccgaagtcaaggatcggcaggatagtcagttttacgagggtatgtttggcagcaggagtgaaggaggctttgttgcaaaataggaagccgactcTAGATTTAAttgtggattggagatgcttaatgagtctggaatgagagtttttacagtctagccagacacctaggtatttacagttgtccacatattcctagtccgaaccgtccagagtaggaaTGCTTGTCGGgcaggcgggtgcaggcagcgatcggttgaagagcatgcatttaagagcagttggaggccaagaAAGGAGTGTTGTAAggtgttgaagctcgtttggaagtttaagtgtccaaagaaaggccagatgtgtacagaatggtgtcgtctgcgtcgaggtggatcaaagattcacccgcagcaagagcgccGTCATTGATCTATACATACATcattgatatacactgctcaaaaaaataaagggaacacttaaacaacacaatgtaactccaagtcaatcacacttctgtgaaatcaaactgtccacttaggaaacaacactgattgacaataaatttcacatgctgttgtgcaaatggaatagacaacaggtggaaattataggcaattagcaagacacccccaataaaggagtggttctgcaggtagggaccacagaccacttctcagttcctatgcttcctggctgatgttttggtcacttttgaatgctggcggtgctttcactttagtggtaccatgagacggagtctacaacccacacaagtggctcaggtagtgcagctcatccaggatggcacatcaatgcgagctgtggcaagaaggtttgctgtgtctgtcagcgtagtgtccagagcatggaggcgctaccaggagacgtggaggaggccgtaggagggcaacaacccagcagcaggaccgctacctccgcctttgtgcaaggaggagcaggagaagcactgccagagccctgcaaaatgacctccagcaggccacaaatgtgcatgtgtctgctcaaacggtcagaaacagactccatgagggtggtatgagggcccgacatccacaggtgggggttgtgcttacagcccaacaccgtgcaggacgtttggcatttgccagagaacaccaagattggcaaattcgccactggcgccctgtgctcttcacagatgaaagcaggttcacactgagcacatgtgacagtctggagacgccgtggagaacgttctgctgcctgcaacatcctccagcatgaccagtttggcggtgggtcagtcatggtgtggggtggcatttctttggggggccgcacagccctccatgtgctcgccagaggtagcctgactgccgttaggtaccgagatgagatcctcagaccccttgtgagaccatatgctggtgcggttggccctgggttcctcctaatgcaagacaatgctagacctcatgtgactggagtgtgtcagcagttcctgcaagaggaaggcattgacgctatggactggcccgcccgttccccagacctgaatccaattgagcacatctgggacatcatgtctcgctccatccaccaacgccacgttgcaccacagactgtccaggagttggcggatgctttagtccaggtctgggaggagatccctcaggagaccatccgccacctcatcaggagcatgcccaggcgttgtagggaggtcatacaggcacgtggaggcaaaCACACACtaatgagcctcattttgacttgttttaaggacattacatcaaagttggatcagcctgtagtgtggttttcaactttaattttgagtgtgactccaaatccagacctccatgggttgataaattggatttccattgattatttttgtgatttctgttgtcagcacattcaactatgtaaagaaaaaagtatttaataagattatttctttcattcagatctaggatgtggtgtttaagtgttccctttatttttttgagcagtatacattgttggttaagggcttgtaaggaagcattaaaaggtaaggtctacatctgttgtattcagcgcatgtgacacaATTTGCTTTGAAAATCAACATTGTAGAGGAAACAAGTTAGCAATTAGCCTAGTGCTTATTTGATGGGTGCATTTGCATTGAGTCAGTGGATCCACAGAGCTGATGTATGACTTCAAAGGTGAATTTGGCTGTCAAATCAGGGAGTCAGGATAATATGTGCTTTGGTCTTCGTTAGTTAAAAGGTTTCCCTTTTGATTTTTCCCCAAACTTTAGAGGAGCTTTATTAAGGTTAATTGCTATAATAGCATTAAAATTGCTTGAATGTTGACCATCCTGTAATATGAATGTCAGCTGTCTATATAATGTATGTATTGTCACACATGCTTTAAAACCAAATGCAAATCAGTGCTGCCCAGCTTGTGACTGTCTGGAACCAGATGATAGAGAAGTCTTGTGATACTCCGCTGTATGGATTTGGCCATCTAAGACCCAGTGTTCACCCTGAGCATGCTGCAGTCCCTTTCATGTTGTGTTCTGCTACCCCAGGATGAAGAACACCATGAGGTTCTAGTTAAGAAGGGACCAATGGGGGAGAGGATGGAGACATCAGCCCAGGAGATCAGCGAGTTGGCTACAGAGGAGACCTTCACTGACCAGGTATGAAGAGTTTGGACTGGCTGGGTCAAAGTTAAGGTGAGCTTggcacccagaaccaaatctgTCACATGAGACTAGGCTTCAAGAGATTCTGAACAGATTAATGTTTTCTTTTGTCGTACTGTATATCTCAAATACAGGGGATATTAACAGAAAAGTCTTAAATCTTTTGAGGGGATGGGAATTTGGGAAGACTGGTAGGTGGTCCAAAATGCTTCTGATCTAATACAACTTTGGGGTTGTGTATTTATGCCCTGTAAATGAATGTCCCCGCCATGCTGTTGCCCTCTGTCATCTCTCATGGACAGGGAACATTTTGATAGATCCAGGGTGCTCTGTCTGCTTCCAAGCTGAGTGTAACAAGTTGTTTTGATCCCTCCCTTATTTCTTACCCGCAGCTCCCACTGcattccccaacacacacacactctgccacagCCAGACTGCAGCTGGAAATTAGTCTGTTATAACTGCACACTGGGGTCAAATCTGTGAAATTAAAACTGTTATACTGTTTTTTTTAAAGTGCTACATTTTACAGCAGAGGCGTATGAAATGGCCGGTGGCAATTGTGAGGAATTAGCTATAAAGATAAAAATGGAATCAAAATGCTCTGATCGTTTTATTACACATTCTACTGTGACTCTGTCATGTTGTCAGAATATTCGACTACATGCACTACCAGACATGGATCAGAGATCATGGCTGCTGTAGCAGATTTAACCTGATCATTTGACTTGGCTCATGTCAGATAATGACTGGTGATTTATAACTACCTGTTGGCTTATCATATCCATATTGCTTTATTCCATCCTGATTTTAATATTCATCTTCCTTCCTCCTTATCCAGGTGTATGTGGAGGAGGTGCCTCCTCAAAGCAGTGCTCCTACGGTAGTAGTGATGGAACAGAGTGAGGCGAACCCACCCCTATACACAGAGCCTGATGCTTTGCCGACCCTGCCTCCCAGACAGCCTGTGACGTCTCAGACACTGGAGCCTGAGAGGGGTATCTGGGGGGGAGGAGTAGAGGAAgcgggaggggaggaagaggagagtgacTGCTCTGTCCAACAGGACGAGATGAACTCATCAGTGACAAATGGAGAGTGTTCAGAGTTTGGTGCGGCGGTGGGAACTGAGACCAGCCGCATCCTGCCTGCCTCTGTGTTGGACCAGGGCAGTGTAATCACTGAGCATTTTGTCGGCAGCCTGGTGGTCTCAGAGGATCTGTGTTCCCTGGGCTGCCCCTCACCTCAGCTGGGCAGCAAGAGCAGCAGCACACCCTGTCTGAACACCGAGCTCGAGGAGGAGGTCCAGACCCTGGTTAACTCCACCCCAGAGCACCCACTGCTCCTGAAAGGCAACACCTCACCGCCTGCCCCTAGACCAGACCACCTCATGGAGGTGGAGCGCAGATCCACTCTCTCCAAGCAGGACCGGATACTCATCCACAAGATCAGGAGGTACTATGAGCATGCAGAGCACCAGGATGCCAGCTTCAGCATCAAGCGCAGGGAGAGCCTGTCCTATATTCCTGCAGGCCTGGTCAGACACCTGAGCCGGCAGCTCAACAGCAAACCCCAGGACCAAGCAGTTCCAGGCCACAGGAAGGTCTCCCCGAACAACCGGCCCACATCCTGGTCAGTGTTCGACCTTCCTGGCTTAGAAAAAGAGCAGAGGACTAATAATACCCCTGTGCTGGAGCCACAAAAAGCTGCAGACGTCAAGCCCAGGTCCCAGAGTGTCAATGATGCTCCTGTTGGAGACGAGGATGAGTTCTTCAGACCATCCTTGGACATGGTCCAAGTGTGGCAAGACATAGAGATGGAGGAGGTTTATGGGAGCCTTGGGAAACCCAATGGTATCCAGGGTACAGAGGACATTGTCCATCCCAGATCACATCTATCCCGGAAGGGGGGAACCAGCAGCGAGAGCCCTGAAGCTGAGTATATCGAGCCCCTGAGGATCCTGGAGGAGTCAGACATGGGTGCTGTCTCAGAGGAATCCCCATCACCCATCACAACCTCCCCAGACCCCTTCTCAGGGCAGGAGTCCTGCCAGAATAAGACTCCCAAGTCCTGGGAGAGAGGCACAGTCAGTAGAGCTCCCCTCCCCAGGACCATCAGCCTGCGTTCAGGGGTGGAAGAGGACCTGATTCTGCAGGATATGGAGAAGACGAAGAACAAGGTTTTCCAACTGGCCCGCCAGTACAGCCAGCGCATCAAGAACAGCAGGCCCGTGGTGAGGCAGAGAAACATGGAGGCTGAGAACCACCTTGCCCTTAAGAACCTGCCAGCTGTCTATGAGGAGAAGGTCCAAAGGAGAGACTGGGGTAAGCTGTCAGGGATCTGTTTTAATGTTTTGCTGACCCATTATGATTTGATACTCTAATCTGCAAAGCTAAAATGATCAAACTGCTGTCCCTGATCTCTGCCCTGTCTTTCTGTGTATGCAGGTAGGCCTAACCTGACACTGTCACTCAAATCCTATGAGCAGGTGGTCGTGCATGAGCGGAGGACCCCAAGCCCAGTCCCAAGTCTCAACTCTGGGGCTAGCTCACAGGTCACGTCCCCCTGTCCCAACAGTCCTCACAACCCAGTGCAGACACAGAGTTTCCACTGGCCAGATGTCCAGGAGCTGCGCTCCAAATACACTAACCACAGGCTGGACCCTGGTTCCTCCCACCCATCACCTGTCAGCCATAGCTGCTCCGTCCCAGAGAGGATGCAGAGTTGCACTGAGGACTTCAGTACCTCATGGAGCCCCGATGGCTACTCATCCAGCTGCAACTGCTCCACAGACACTAACAGTGGACTAACAGACTCACTTGAGACTATGTCATCCATGGACCACCAGGGTGGGGATTCTGTGGGAGAGGCTCAGCCACGGCTTTGCAGGTGGCACTCTTTTGATCACTTGCTAGGAACACTGCCTCTACAGGAGCTGCAGAACCTTCAGGAGACAATGAGGAGCTGTTACATGGCTGGTCAGGCTACCCTGCCCAACGAGCACAAGGTTATTATAGTGGAGAGGGTTGCTGGCGATGGGCCAGAGGAGACTGGAGGGAAGACGAGAGTGGAGGAGCAAGGAGCTAAAGGAAAGACCAAACTTAAAATCTCAAAAAGCCTCGACTACCAGTACTGTGCCAAGAGGTCTGCACTGACTTCAGACAAAAAGATTGAGAGTAGTCTGGTAAAAAACCTACGAGCAAAATTCCAGAACTTGGGGTCAAACACTGTAAATGCCACGCCTATTTGATCGCTTTCTGTAATGAAATAAGCCTTTTCTTACCTATATATGCAATTGACGTTGAGAAATATGAATATAAATACTGTCTATTAGGCAGTAACTACTGCTACTGTGTTAGGAGTACCATTTTCATGTTCATTTTCTACTTTTTGTCTGTATTATCACCTTATCTCACATCAGTCTCTTTTCTCACTTCTGGTGTTACCTACTAAGGATATTGAATAATCAAGAGCACCCCATGGGAGAATATGTTGTG of Salmo salar chromosome ssa01, Ssal_v3.1, whole genome shotgun sequence contains these proteins:
- the LOC106582172 gene encoding pleckstrin homology domain-containing family G member 3 isoform X3, which gives rise to MPEESHSALHKGPMGEESPQLYSALSISGGYERQASYSRLCADPSAGEAEHPVSLVSTLSSVSSRDSHILYGSTSALPSTPPPPSGTDVDLELSPAEGAREQPQTKMQGLSQGGTRDQWLDHSQTRSQCNNNATTNRRTNAPQTHTAPFATEAMAPNPKLSYVDRVVMEIIETERMYVRDLRSIVEDYLAHIIDMDNLPIHPDQVSSLFGNIEDIYEFNSELLQSLDMCENDPVAVASCFVDKSNAFEIYTQYCTNYPNSVGTLTDCMRSKTLAKFFRDRQAFLKRSLPLGSYLLKPVQRILKYHLLLQEIAKHFDPEEEGYEVVQEAIDTMTGVAWYINEMKRKHEHAVRLQEIQSLLINWKGPDLTTYGELVLEGTFQVQRAKNTRMLFLFDKMLLITKKRGEHYVYKTHILCSTLMLLDSAKDPLHFSVIHFKHPKQPHTVQAKTVEEKRLWAHHIKKLILENHHTIVPQKVKEAILEMDSLYPGSGKYRYSPERLKKAGSCRAEDFSAEERPGRRTSEPGKPIVRTTKAILKDEEHHEVLVKKGPMGERMETSAQEISELATEETFTDQVYVEEVPPQSSAPTVVVMEQSEANPPLYTEPDALPTLPPRQPVTSQTLEPERGIWGGGVEEAGGEEEESDCSVQQDEMNSSVTNGECSEFGAAVGTETSRILPASVLDQGSVITEHFVGSLVVSEDLCSLGCPSPQLGSKSSSTPCLNTELEEEVQTLVNSTPEHPLLLKGNTSPPAPRPDHLMEVERRSTLSKQDRILIHKIRRYYEHAEHQDASFSIKRRESLSYIPAGLVRHLSRQLNSKPQDQAVPGHRKVSPNNRPTSWSVFDLPGLEKEQRTNNTPVLEPQKAADVKPRSQSVNDAPVGDEDEFFRPSLDMVQVWQDIEMEEVYGSLGKPNGIQGTEDIVHPRSHLSRKGGTSSESPEAEYIEPLRILEESDMGAVSEESPSPITTSPDPFSGQESCQNKTPKSWERGTVSRAPLPRTISLRSGVEEDLILQDMEKTKNKVFQLARQYSQRIKNSRPVVRQRNMEAENHLALKNLPAVYEEKVQRRDWGRPNLTLSLKSYEQVVVHERRTPSPVPSLNSGASSQVTSPCPNSPHNPVQTQSFHWPDVQELRSKYTNHRLDPGSSHPSPVSHSCSVPERMQSCTEDFSTSWSPDGYSSSCNCSTDTNSGLTDSLETMSSMDHQGGDSVGEAQPRLCRWHSFDHLLGTLPLQELQNLQETMRSCYMAGQATLPNEHKVIIVERVAGDGPEETGGKTRVEEQGAKGKTKLKISKSLDYQYCAKRSALTSDKKIESSLVKNLRAKFQNLGSNTVNATPI